A region of Ferruginibacter albus DNA encodes the following proteins:
- a CDS encoding CinA family nicotinamide mononucleotide deamidase-related protein has translation MIKASIITIGDELLIGQVVDTNSAWMAQELNKAGIPVLRRVSVGDDWNEIWRTLNEESKNAHIILITGGLGPTSDDITKQLLCTYFSGKMVVNEEALANIKYLFENVFKRPLIERNLKQAEVPDTCKVIINKRGTAPGMWFERPLSGSVIGEALQKESLNLTQVFVAMPGVPHEMKGIMQDDVIPLLKNTFSLAHIFHRTLLTAGVGESFLAEQLNDFEASLPSHIKLAYLPNYGMVRLRLSTQGFNESLIQNEIDLHFEALKILVKDHLVTTEDETMENVIANLLLSKNKIVATAESCTGGYIAHLLTSIPGSSKFYNGSVISYSNDVKEELLFVDEELIKVHGAVSEQVAVEMATGILNRIESDYAIAVSGIMGPDGGSAEKPVGTVWIAVGNKDKITTQLFHFRVDRLRNIQLTALNALNLLRKFILEE, from the coding sequence ATGATCAAAGCCAGCATTATTACTATAGGCGATGAATTATTAATTGGGCAGGTTGTTGACACCAATAGTGCGTGGATGGCACAGGAGCTTAACAAAGCAGGCATCCCTGTTTTAAGACGGGTATCTGTAGGTGATGACTGGAATGAAATATGGCGGACATTGAATGAAGAAAGTAAGAATGCTCATATTATTTTAATTACCGGTGGATTGGGACCTACCAGCGATGATATCACCAAGCAATTACTCTGCACTTATTTTAGTGGCAAAATGGTGGTGAACGAAGAAGCGCTTGCCAACATAAAATATCTTTTTGAAAATGTGTTCAAGCGACCGTTGATCGAGCGCAACCTGAAACAAGCAGAAGTACCCGATACCTGTAAAGTAATTATTAATAAGAGAGGCACAGCCCCTGGTATGTGGTTTGAGCGACCGCTTTCAGGATCTGTAATCGGTGAAGCGTTGCAAAAAGAATCGTTGAATTTAACGCAGGTATTTGTGGCAATGCCCGGAGTTCCTCACGAGATGAAAGGTATTATGCAGGATGATGTTATTCCACTTTTGAAAAATACATTTTCCTTAGCTCATATTTTTCATCGTACCTTATTGACTGCAGGAGTAGGCGAATCTTTTTTAGCCGAACAGCTGAACGACTTTGAAGCATCCCTTCCATCGCATATTAAGCTTGCGTATTTGCCTAATTATGGAATGGTACGTTTACGTCTGTCAACACAAGGCTTTAATGAGAGTTTAATTCAAAACGAAATTGACCTGCATTTTGAAGCATTGAAAATATTAGTAAAAGATCATTTGGTTACTACCGAAGATGAAACAATGGAGAATGTGATAGCAAATCTATTACTTTCAAAAAACAAAATAGTAGCCACTGCCGAAAGTTGCACGGGTGGTTATATTGCACACTTGCTTACTTCTATTCCAGGTTCATCTAAATTTTATAACGGAAGTGTCATTAGTTATTCCAATGATGTAAAAGAGGAATTGTTATTTGTTGATGAGGAGTTAATAAAGGTGCATGGCGCCGTTAGTGAACAAGTGGCAGTTGAAATGGCAACCGGCATATTGAACAGGATCGAATCGGATTATGCGATCGCTGTGTCAGGAATAATGGGACCTGATGGCGGCTCTGCTGAAAAGCCCGTAGGCACTGTTTGGATCGCCGTAGGCAATAAGGATAAAATAACTACACAATTATTTCATTTTCGTGTTGACAGGTTGCGAAATATTCAACTGACAGCTTTAAATGCATTGAATTTGCTGAGAAAATTTATTTTAGAAGAATAA
- a CDS encoding dihydrolipoamide acetyltransferase family protein, translating into MSLVDLVMPKLGESIMEATILRWHKHPGDAIKEEETVLDIATDKVDSEVPSTAAGVIEELLYKENDVVPIGAVIAKIRINSNASVSTPTPPPAPQAEEYEEAKLVEEVPYQPLNVPPPTNGTSSSGIRFYSPLVLNIAASEGIGMAELEMIPGTGQDGRVSKKDILNYVENKRQTTPGNRETIYTPASHVTPLTTHNSQLATHEYAPPSLTTTGNVEIIEMDRMRKLIAKHMIDSTHTSAHVTSFAECDVTNLVLWRDKVKKEFEKREGTKITFTPLFVEAIVKSIKKYPLLSSSVDGDRIIIKKDLNIGMAAALANGNLIVPVIKNADQLNLVGLTKQVNHLASAARTNSLKPDDTVGGTFTLSNIGTFGSIMGTPIINQPQVAIMAVGAIKKRPVVIETSQGDSIAIRHIMFISLSYDHRIIDGALGSTFLNAVAKELEAFDVNRSI; encoded by the coding sequence ATGAGCTTAGTTGATCTTGTAATGCCGAAATTAGGCGAAAGTATAATGGAAGCTACTATTTTAAGATGGCATAAACATCCCGGAGATGCTATTAAGGAAGAAGAAACTGTGTTGGATATTGCTACCGATAAAGTAGATAGTGAAGTTCCATCAACTGCTGCAGGAGTGATCGAGGAATTATTATATAAAGAAAACGATGTAGTACCTATCGGTGCTGTTATCGCTAAAATAAGAATCAATAGCAACGCATCGGTGAGTACACCTACTCCACCACCTGCGCCTCAGGCGGAAGAATATGAAGAAGCAAAGCTGGTAGAAGAAGTTCCTTATCAACCTTTAAATGTTCCACCTCCAACGAATGGCACATCTTCTTCCGGCATTCGTTTTTATTCGCCGTTGGTATTAAATATTGCTGCGAGTGAAGGCATTGGAATGGCGGAACTGGAAATGATTCCTGGAACAGGACAAGATGGACGTGTGAGCAAAAAAGATATTTTGAATTATGTAGAAAACAAACGGCAGACAACACCCGGTAATCGTGAAACGATATATACTCCCGCTTCTCATGTCACACCTCTTACTACTCACAATTCGCAACTGGCAACTCATGAATACGCTCCTCCATCACTAACGACTACGGGTAACGTAGAAATTATTGAAATGGATAGAATGCGTAAGCTGATTGCAAAACACATGATCGATAGCACGCATACCAGCGCTCATGTAACCAGCTTTGCAGAATGTGATGTTACCAATTTGGTTTTGTGGAGAGATAAAGTAAAAAAGGAGTTTGAAAAAAGAGAAGGGACAAAGATCACCTTCACTCCTTTATTTGTAGAAGCAATTGTAAAGAGCATAAAAAAATATCCGCTTTTAAGCAGCTCTGTTGATGGTGATAGAATTATCATTAAAAAAGATCTTAACATTGGCATGGCTGCTGCTTTAGCCAACGGGAACCTCATAGTACCTGTAATTAAAAATGCCGATCAGTTGAATTTGGTTGGTCTTACCAAACAGGTAAATCATTTAGCAAGCGCGGCACGGACAAATTCTTTAAAACCGGATGATACCGTTGGAGGCACTTTTACGTTATCCAACATTGGTACATTTGGAAGCATCATGGGCACCCCTATCATCAACCAGCCACAGGTAGCTATAATGGCGGTGGGTGCTATCAAAAAACGTCCGGTTGTAATAGAAACTTCTCAAGGTGATAGTATTGCCATCCGGCATATCATGTTCATTTCATTGAGCTATGATCATCGTATTATTGATGGAGCCCTGGGTTCTACATTTTTGAATGCTGTGGCAAAAGAACTGGAAGCGTTTGATGTGAACAGAAGCATATGA
- a CDS encoding ribosomal maturation YjgA family protein, translating to MIRFSKSYFAVTIALLLIEVFIALFIHDAVIRPYIGDFLVVILLYCFVRSFLNTSILVTAICVLLFSYVVETAQYFKFVEVLGLSNSRLAKIIIGTSFEWTDLLAYTAGILCVLLFEKLIAKKQLLRNTVK from the coding sequence ATGATCCGCTTTAGTAAAAGTTATTTTGCTGTAACTATTGCGTTATTATTGATCGAAGTATTTATTGCATTATTTATACATGATGCTGTTATAAGACCATACATCGGCGACTTCCTCGTTGTTATTTTGCTCTATTGCTTTGTACGTTCTTTTTTGAATACATCTATCCTTGTCACGGCCATTTGTGTTTTATTATTTTCTTATGTGGTTGAAACAGCACAATATTTTAAGTTCGTTGAAGTACTCGGCTTAAGCAATTCAAGGTTAGCAAAAATAATTATTGGGACTTCATTTGAATGGACGGATCTGCTGGCTTACACTGCAGGTATCCTATGTGTTTTATTATTCGAAAAATTAATAGCCAAAAAACAATTGCTTAGGAATACAGTAAAATAA
- a CDS encoding DUF805 domain-containing protein, whose translation MNYYLKVLQNYAVFNGRARRSEYWYFFLFNVLASILFTVIGKVIGFEAISTVYTLAVLVPSIGVAVRRMHDVGKSGWFALIPIYNLVLALTEGEQGENQYGPDPKAETI comes from the coding sequence ATGAACTACTATTTAAAAGTTTTACAGAATTATGCAGTGTTTAATGGACGTGCAAGAAGAAGTGAATATTGGTACTTCTTTTTGTTCAATGTGCTAGCGTCTATTTTATTTACTGTTATTGGCAAAGTGATCGGCTTTGAAGCTATATCTACAGTTTATACATTAGCAGTTTTAGTTCCTTCTATCGGAGTAGCGGTAAGAAGAATGCATGATGTTGGTAAAAGCGGGTGGTTTGCGCTTATTCCCATCTATAACCTGGTATTAGCATTAACAGAAGGAGAACAAGGAGAAAATCAATATGGCCCCGATCCAAAAGCAGAAACTATATAG